Within the Plasmodium coatneyi strain Hackeri chromosome 6, complete sequence genome, the region AAAACACCCGTTTCAGCTCATCCCCCCTGCCTACTTTTGTGCCGTCATCCCTTCTTCAAAATGAATACCCACCACagtttcctcttccttttggcCATCGTGCTTGCGGTTAAGTACACCTTCGCAAAGGTCACCGCAGACACACAATGCAAAAATGGCTATTTAATCCAAATGAGCAATCATTTTGAATGCAAATGCAACGACCGGTTTGTGAAGACAAATGAAAACACTTGCGAGGAAAAACTCGATTgtaaaattgcacaaaatataaataaaccTTGTGGAGATTATGCTGTGTGCACAAACACGAAAGGGTATAATGAGCAAAGAGTAGTACTATGCACTTGCATAACAGACTACACCGTAGTGAAGGACGTGTGCGTTCCAAGAAGATGTAATGGCATTGAGTGTGGACAGGGAAAATGCATCCAAGATCCCGATAATGCAAATAACATCATGTGCACTTGTAACATAGGAACCATATTGgatgaaacgaaaaaatgtacaaaacaaggaaaaactGAATGCGCGTTGAAGTGTAAGGCAAACGAAGAATGTAAATTGACTCAGAACTATTATCAATGTGCTGCGAAGGGAAGCGGTGGAGCAGGCAGTGGTGGTGAAGGCAGCGGAGGAGACACAGGAGCAGCTTACAGTCTCATGAATGGATCTGCAGTAATCAGCATACTAGTTGTATTCGCTTTCTTTATGATGTCATTAGTGTAGACGAgtctacacacacaaacactAGGGGAGAAGGGTCTCACAGAGTCAGTACAAATGGCAAGCAcaagaagggaagaacatCCACCTGGAGAGGGAGCATTTATGTGTGAAGTTATTCCTGGGATAAGCACCCCCACCCAGTTGCGTTGCTGTTAGCTCAAAATTTAGTTGCACCCATATTGCGATTTTATTCGTTCAAATGTATCGTGACAATATGACaacaataattattttttcgccGAAGAAAGTGGCGATGCCTGGTCACCTGGTTCTACCGGCAATGatgtgcatttttgttttacccCTTGCGCTGTTAAGGAGTTAACAGCTAggccctttttcttttcttttcttttcttttttttcgttgtgGCAAATTACCCAAACCGTTTGTGCATAATTTGTCATTCGCCTTTGTCGTAATTATGATGCAGCCCCTTTGACTGGGGCTAAccgtttttttgttgtgGCTGTACATAGCACTGTGCGCACGTGTTGCATGTGTCTATGTGTGTGCACCTGCatgtgtgcgttttttttttttttttttttttttttttttttttttctgcacccCCAAAACAATCACCAACGAGAATGTTTAACCGAATGAGGAGTCTTAAAAGAACGAatgcagaaaaaggggaaaagtgaaaaagcgacagtacgaaaaaaagaaaaagttttcTGCCTTGTTCGTGTGTTTCACGGGGGGGAGTAACGCTCTCCCCTACGGCAGGCGTGCAAATAAGCGGGGGAACTTAACAGCAGCAAAGAGGCaaacacgtaaaaaaaataacaaacaaacgaacgaacacatatatgaacgCACGCATGCACATGGAATATGTTCATGGGAACAAAAAGGTACCCTCCAAAGGGTGTAACGCGGTGGGCGTGAACGAATCGTCTCCCCGAATGGTGTAACCGCTAAACGGCTAAACCGATGCGATGATTGGGTCGGCAGCAAGGTTAACCCCTCCTATTAGGTCACATTCTTAAGCCGCTTCGCCAGCATGACATAATCGATTTTGTCCTTATCCTTCAAGTTTAacgatttgaaaaaaaatttaatatccTCATCCACCAACCTCTCATCACtgtttttcaaaataaatCTCATTTTCTCCTCATCAAGATagccacttttttctttgtcgAAAAATTCAAACGAGGTGATTAGCTCGTCTACCGATAAGGGTTCCTTATAAGTCTCAAGAAATATCCTCAAGAAGGTTTCAAAgtttatgtgtttttttttttggttcatcAATTCGTTTTTTGCATATACGTCGCATGTTCTgttatttttaacattttggctatttttttttttgtcttcatttttaaaattgctgAGCTTTGTGATTAGATTTTTTATTCGATCATGGTTTGGGCTAGCTTTGGCTGCATTTTTCTGGGCGCCCGATTGTTTCGTTGCACTTGGCGTCCCTTTGTCTGCTTTTCCCTTATTGGCGGCGTCAGTAGCTTCcgccttctcctcctcctccccctcttttACGTCTTCAAAATGCTTGTCCACCATCTCGTCCATCTCCTTCTCCGTTCTGGTTTGCCCGAGCAATCGCAAAAGCGTCTTAAATTCCTCCGCGGTAATTTTCCCATCCTTGTTGTTATCCACAAGGTTAAAGTTTTTTTGCATCAATTGGAGTTTTTCCTGAGATATGCTGCTGCcttgcatttttccttcttcacatgTGGGTCGCCCTTCAGCAGGGGTGGGTAAAAGAAGCAGGAGTACACGGGGATGTACTTCCTAATGtacgtatgtgtgtatgtatatacgtatgtattgTGTGTGTGACTTCTTCAGTGCATTCACGTGGAAAACTTCCGCAACCTGCTCCAACTGCCCACAGCATGTCAACCTCCCGTGCGGAAGTGAAGGAGCCCCAAAATGGTGACGAAGGGGTCAAGCACATGTATCACACTTgttaaaaatgcagaaaaaaaaaaaagaagtcctCCAACATGCGGCGCGGTACAGTTATGATGacgaacagaatattctgtagtgaagagaattttttttttttttccgcttggAGGGAAAGTCAACTGGGACGCTTCCCCATCTGTGGGGAGTAGCATGTGTCCATTCGTGCGGCATCCTCCGTGCTGCTTAACCGGGAAAGTGGTCAACGGAGGGgttaacaaaatggatgtCCGCTAAATCGGGGGAGGCCCCCTTAGCTGCTGCCCGCCCTTTGCGTTTCTCATTAATCTGACGGAGCATGTCATCTGAAGGGTTTAAATATTGCTCCAATTTACTTGCGCATTTATTGAGGACAAATTTCTTTCCCGAAATTTCCATCTCGGGATAATTCGCCCACACAGCAAAGTGCTGCAAAATTATGGCACACGAAACGGACACGTTCAGAGAACATGTGCCATTTCCATACTGAGGGATGTAAATGATTTTATCGCAATAGCTCAGCGTTTCATCATTAATGcctgttccttcatttccaAATAGGAAGGCCGTATCTTTATTTACAAAGGGATGTCTCGTCACAGGTATAGCAGTGTCTGTTATTTCGCACCCATACAATAGAATGTTATTTTCGCACAGGTAGGTCTTCAGCTCCTTCATGTTGGAAAAGTACTCTATggttatatatttacatgtcCCCATGTggccaaaaaaattgacttcgtttttttttctactcaCGAGGAAAATTTTGCTGACCCCAAAGGCAACGCAACTTCTTACGATGCTCCcgatgtttttcttcttccctatgtTGTAAATGGCCACGTACATTTGGGGGCATCCCGTGGGGTCTTTCGCACGCAGGGTTATTTCCCCCACTGGGGTggcttccccatttggggtgGCATCCCCGCTTGGGGTGGCCATTTCGTTGCGCCAGAGGGGATTTCCGTTCTACTCCTCCTGCGATTTGTAAAACCAGTGGACAGTTAAATGGCTGGCTTTCCTTTCACCATGTGGCTGTCACGAATTGCTGATCCCTTGGTAACATAGCGTCTCTGACAGAACGTTAAAGAACCTCCTCTTCTGGGCAGCAACgtcacatttttccttttcttcaaattAGGCCATGCAATATTATCGCACGGGCATATAAGCTAAAAGGCGCAAAAGCAAGAGGAATACAAAAACAGGTAATTTTCCATCTTGGGTGGAGTTTCTTCGGGGGAGGATCCTTTAcggtagaaaaaaatagcaatttGGCGTGGGTGCTCAgataaaaattatacaaaaatatatttcacctatattttccccttttttgacaTGCTCctattttcatattttttatgtgttcgTATTGTACATATGTTGGTTGCATGTGGAGGGAgcgcgaaaaaaaggggcgacCCAACCCGACCCGACTCGACCTCCTCCCGCCGAATGATTTTACCCCTTCCATGCACATCGCCGGAATGAGtataattttctccttttcgccCGACTGAACTGACGGGGTGCTTTTCCCGAGTAAATGGACTTTTCTTTGGAGTCCCTCCGCTGGGCACCAACACAACAGCGGTTCAGCGTAAAatggtttccttttttaagggAGCAAAACGGTTGCTAGCCACACACCGGCCTTTCACCTCTCCCCCTCTATGAGCAAAGGGGCGGTGCTTCTTTATTTCGATACACCAGGGATGTACCTTCATATCTTCTTTAAGGGAGCAAAAcaaatttgttaatttctTCAGGGTAATATTTGGAGAAGTGGTTATGTACCAGCCCGTTTTACCCCGTTGTTGATtgtgctttttccttttttttccccccctttgcgaCATGATGAAGGAGTCCACCGCAGGGGGGGCTAGCTCCCTGCCGGAACAACCCAAGTACATCCTTGGGCTGGAAGGGAGTGCGAACAAACTGGGGGTGAGCATAATAAATAGCGACTTTCAAATTCTGGTAAACATGAGAAGAACGTATGTCTCTGAAATAGGCTGCGGATTTATCCCGAGGCAAATTAACGCACACCACAAGTACTATATTATCGATATGATAAAAGACTGTCTGAACAAATTGAAGATAAAAATGACGGACATACATTTAATATGCTACACGAAAGGACCAGGAATTGGCTCCGCCCTCTACATTGCCTACAACataagcaaatttttttccctcctgtTTAACATTCCTGTGATTGGAGTTAATCACTGTATTGCACACATTGAAATGGGTATTTTCATAACCAAGCTTTATCACCCCATTATTTTATACGTCAGTGGAAGCAACACACAGATCATCTACTTCAACAATCACAAGAAGAGGTACGAAATAATTGGAGAGACTTTGGACATAGCCATTGGAAATGTCATCGACAGGTCCGCCAGGATTCTCAGAATTTCCAATTCTCCTTCACCTGGGTATAATGTGGAAATATTAGCTAGGAAGAAATATCTGCTaaatttggagaaaaaaaaaaaaaaaaaaaaaaaatgccccaaTAGTGTCAAGTGGGGACCCTCATGGAGGTCATGTTCCAGAAGGGCAAGAGAAGGACACTGCTCCCCAGGCGCACAACACGACAAATGATCCAAACGTTACAAGTACGTCGAATAGGCCGAATAGGCAGAATAAGCAAATGAGAACAGACCAGTGTGACTACACCGAACTGCTCTTCTTCCCCTACACCATAAAAGGGATGGACATCTCCTTTAGCGGGTACGACTACTACGTGAGTAAGTATTTCTCCAAGTATATAAGCAAGCGaggcaaaaaggggaagagcaGCGATGGGGGGGAGGCTCCACTGGGTGATGAAAACGcccccaaaaggaagaaggggcaAGACAAGGAAGAAGCGAaccagggggaaaaagaaaatgataacgatgaggatgaggatgatgatgataagGACGATAAGAACGATGACGACTTAACGGGAAACGCGCAACACTTTCCTCAGCCCAACTTGAGCATCCACGCAGGCGTGCAGGGCAGCTCCTACTACGAAGAGAATGTCATCTGCAGCATCGGCGGGAAGAAGAACTACGGGGAGGGCGAGCACTACgcggaggaggaagacggTGCCATCGAGACGGAGAGCGATTTTTTCGACTCCAGTTCGGGGGAAGACGCAGTGGGGAGTGACAAGGAGGGAGGAAACCTTTGCAACGCCCCGATCGAAGGGCAACCAAACAACGGAGCCAACGTCACCGATGAAGAGAAGCGGAAAATACAAATCTGCTACAGTCTCCAACACCACATATTCAGCATGCTCATCGAAATAACCGAACGAGCTATAGCCTTCACGAACAGCAAGGAGGTGATCATCGTGGGGGGAGTTGGCTGCAACGTTTTTCTACAAAAcatgatgaagaaaatggcaaaacagaaaaatatcaaaatTGGCTTTATGGACCACAGCTACTGTGTGGACAACGGGGCCATGATTGCCTACACGGGGTATCTTGAATTTTTGCACACCAAAAATAGGGATGTCTACAATTTTGATAATATAAGTATCCACCAGAGGTACCGGACAGACGATGTGCTCGTCACGTGGAGGTAGTACACCCTCTACGCATGAGGGGTAGTAGTAGTAGGAAGCACATTTGTGAAACAACATCCAGTACTCCATGTGCCTGCACCGTGGCATTCACCGatgtgtcaatttttttaaaaaaggggagcgTTTAAAAAACGCAGACGTGGTgcaaaagttgtaaaaaaaaaaaaaaaaaaaaaatagtaactATGGGGGGTAAATGTAAGGGTAAATTACCCCCTATATATGGGGAAAGTGCCCCCCTGGTAGGTGTAAACTGGTGATACCACCACCCGCACTACGATATTAACAGCTCGACAGAGAGGTCCTCCATGTAGGTGAGCAGGTTCTTCGAGTGCGTGATCCACTTGTCTATGCTCTCcttcatgaaaaaaattttttcatcattgaGCACACGTGGCTTCACCCAAGTAATCTTAACTGACTTTTGAATTTCGTCAATTTGACACGTAATGATATTTTTGCTCTTCGCCGTGAtgagcattttttccacttcattCACATCCACTTTGCAATGCTGTGCAATTTCTTCGAACGAAATGTCTgatctttgttttttttttttaaaagctaGATCCATGAGCGCTAGGAGGGTAATTTTCTTAAGCATATTTCTTTCATAATCCTTTAAAAGcgaatttttaatattcGCCTCGTATTTTTGTACCACTTGGTTGAAGACTTCAATGTTGCCTTCGTTGTAAATGTAAATTAGCTGATATAGCCAGTTGGTCTGTTCGTTATTTTTTAAGCACACATTAATGAGTGGCAGCTGGATGATCTCCCCTATGTTGTATACATCTTCACTGATTATCGAGTGCATGCAAATGTGGGTACCTATATCGATTTTCTCTGCCTCGTCTAAATCGTTCAGAGGGGTATATGCTAAGTAGAGCAAGGCATACTTAACGAACAAATCCGATTTACTTAACACCTTGTAATAATTCATGATAGCAAAGTTGTAGAATTTATGTGCCACTACATTTAAACCGATAACCCCTTGGAGGAGATTCTTTGTATTCTCTATTTCATTTTCGCAACTTTTAAAATCTCCCAACTCGATATACTTCAGTATGAGGATACACCTATATATGATTATGGCGTCTTTGTCATTTTCCAGGTGCTTTTCTGATTCCTTCAAATAGCTGATTGTCCAGTTTGCGTCAAAGTTTGCCGTCACGATGTAAAGCAACTCCGCGTATATcgtcttttttaatttactcATCAGGGGGGACAAGTACGTGTAGAAAAGTCTGAACTTGTCCTtcatatgaacatttttattgtttATAAATTTCTGCACTTCCAGTGTTAACTCATGGTGGAATTTCTtctctttgtaatttttcatttcgttgAAATTTATAAAGTCATACTTTCCCTGCAGCTCCCCGATCAGAGCCTGCTCGTTTTCGCTCAGCAGCCCGCTGATTTCTTCCGCCGTGGTTGCCATCGTTGGGGGGGGTTGAAAAGGGAGCCTCCAAAAAGAGAAGTTACgcaaatggggggaagatGTTGCGTTAAGTGTGTTCCACTCACCCGGTGGAGGCTATAAACACACagaagaggggggaaaaccCAAGGATTACTACACGTTAGTACGTGCTGATTGCCTCATCGGATGGAGACCCTTGAGCCGGTAATGCTGCACAATACGCCTCTCATATCAGTCTGGCGTGTCGTGTACTCCTGACGCAGAGTATAAAACAGGTAAGCATGTACAATAAGCTCCTTACGTACAATGGGGGGGCAATCCAAATGAGACTTCACGTGAAGCAGCCCCCACTATACAATCCACGCAATGACACCTTCCCAGAGAAAGGCAAGGGAAGCTGCAGATGAAGCGACAGGTCAAATATTATGGGAACAAAAATCTAAGCAAACGCGTTACAAAACGtgtacgcaaaaaaaaaaataacaaaaaaaagaagaaacgcACTTACAAATAAAGTGGGGCAATAAAAgtgtgttttcttttttcccccccttttttttgcataagtAAAAGTGCCGACTGAATagctaattttttaaaaaaggaaaaaaaataaattgttgTGCACTTGGAGCAATTCGTGAGAACAGACCAGAGGCACGGCACGAAAAAGGCAATCCCGGTGAtcctcaaaaaaatatttttttaaccttatGTGCTGCTTAACTGTGGATCGAAATTCTCACGCACCAACAGGAAGGAGTGGCCGCTTTAGGCATAAAGTTGGAGaaggatgggaaaaaaaaataaaaaaaaacttagcCATTTTATGGTGTACCATATCCCTATGTGTGACTCTTGGCGAAGACTGCCATCGACTTGTCATCTGAGGGGGCTATCAAAAAGGACTTTACATGAATGCCTCAGTTATGATAATCCCCGCACCATTTTAAAGGcgtcccttcttcctttcctgaAGGCATTAACACAATGGAAACGAAATGGGTGAAACACAGCTCTATGATCGTCTCGGTAAAAATGACGCCCACGCGGACACTCCCTACGTTTATGTCACAGGTGTACATCCCATTATGTGCTCAAAAAGGTGTAACGGAGAGAAAAAcgtaaaagaataaagacaTACCCCTTAACGATTCAACGTTGGGGGAGAAATATAATGGACGTCACTGGGAAAAGCTATTAGATTAATCCCTATGAAAGGCCAGTTACAACCCATgcatcttcctcatcatgCACGCCTTAGCGTCAAATAACCAACCCACACTGTCCCCCTGCCGCTTAATAATCCCACGGCTGTAACTAAAAGGGGACCCCTCTCGTTGAAGGGACAAATAAAAGAGCCCACCATGTTATAAACCAACTTTGTGAACGTCTCACTGGTATCATATAACAAATTGCAGGCAAGTCCAGTTGgtacgcgaaaaaaaaaaaaaaatggcaaaatgttatttcctcttatacacattttactACTCCATGCTCATGTTCCTTCCTGTTCCGTCATATTTCAAACGCTCTTTGACAACATCCCAGGTGTTCCCTTCACACATGCGgccttaaaaaaatgtattgcCGAAGGGGTAGACAATTCAGTTGATCAACTGggtcattattttttcctcaataAAAATggcctttcttttttgtgtgaaTAATTTTGCAAAGTTTAAAGCGTCATATGGTGAAaatccccattttttgcgtGTTAcgagagtttttttttttttttttttcttcctcagtGCGGTAAATGGACAAGGAGGCCATTTTACCAAGTGGTGGGGGGGCCTCCCTCAAGAGGAGCAAAAAGCAGATTGAATCTCTACAGTattctttaaagaaaaacataaGAAGTACGTTGTGCAGCATGcaaattaagaaaaagggCACTCCATTTTGCCACGCCGCGTAGTTCAGCATTTCTTGCCATGCAGATGGTTGTGCAGCAATTTTGCCTCGATATGCACTTGGTGAAGGACTTTTTCCCCAGCGTTTCGTTTTCTTACTTACCCTCTGTTCACCTGAACACCTCGTGAGGCATAACCATCTATCCATTCATTTAAGCATTTGGCCGCTACTTCTTTTTGACACCACTTGGATGACTAGCGCTGCGATTGGTAGCACGCGAGGGTGACCAGCACGGCTTGCAGAGACGCGCAGCCGAACCGGTTAGCATCCCGAGCGCAGCATAacacattcatttttacccGTAACTTTGCCACACCTACCCTCCCCCAGAGAACGAAGAGTTGACGAACCGAGTGCACTATTTCTTCCCCACCGACGATGTGCTAGACCAGACcctcttccatttgtgtAAGTTCATACCGAACGATATGGACATTCTAGACGAAGAAAAGCAGAGGGGAAGCACTTACAACACGATGCCCTTCTCACGATTCGAAAATTCTGACACAGATAGCTGGGGTGATAAAATCAGAGAGGACGACGACATTGAGATAGACAACCCCCCTGCTGGAAGAAGTAAATTCCCCACTTTGGGTCCCAACTTGGGAatgaacaaaagggaaacacaTTCCTGCGTCGAATGGAAAGGGTTTGTTAACGAAGCGAACGGATATGCAGTAGTTAAAATACTTAACCCTTTCTCCTCCCAGGAGTACAGCACTTATACGAACAGACTCGTGTACTTCCTATTCCAGAGAACGAACTGCCTGGGCGTGGAAAATTTCCTAAGGAATCATAATTTTGTTCGGACTGGCATTCCACTGTACATGAAGTGCAAAAATAAGCTGTGCGTTAGGTTATCTCACATGGACGCTTCGAA harbors:
- a CDS encoding O-sialoglycoprotein endopeptidase; its protein translation is MMKESTAGGASSLPEQPKYILGLEGSANKLGVSIINSDFQILVNMRRTYVSEIGCGFIPRQINAHHKYYIIDMIKDCLNKLKIKMTDIHLICYTKGPGIGSALYIAYNISKFFSLLFNIPVIGVNHCIAHIEMGIFITKLYHPIILYVSGSNTQIIYFNNHKKRYEIIGETLDIAIGNVIDSGDPHGGHVPEGQEKDTAPQAHNTTNDPNVTSTSNRPNRQNKQMRTDQCDYTELLFFPYTIKGMDISFSGYDYYVSKYFSKYISKRGKKGKSSDGGEAPLGDENAPKRKKGQDKEEANQGEKENDNDEDEDDDDKDDKNDDDLTGNAQHFPQPNLSIHAGVQGSSYYEENVICSIGGKKNYGEGEHYAEEEDGAIETESDFFDSSSGEDAVGSDKEGGNLCNAPIEGQPNNGANVTDEEKRKIQICYSLQHHIFSMLIEITERAIAFTNSKEVIIVGGVGCNVFLQNMMKKMAKQKNIKIGFMDHSYCVDNGAMIAYTGYLEFLHTKNRDVYNFDNISIHQRYRTDDVLVTWR
- a CDS encoding Calmodulin, whose product is MQGSSISQEKLQLMQKNFNLVDNNKDGKITAEEFKTLLRLLGQTRTEKEMDEMVDKHFEDVKEGEEEEKAEATDAANKGKADKGTPSATKQSGAQKNAAKASPNHDRIKNLITKLSNFKNEDKKKNSQNVKNNRTCDVYAKNELMNQKKKHINFETFLRIFLETYKEPLSVDELITSFEFFDKEKSGYLDEEKMRFILKNSDERLVDEDIKFFFKSLNLKDKDKIDYVMLAKRLKNVT
- a CDS encoding SpoU rRNA Methylase, translated to MATPSGDATPNGEATPVGEITLRAKDPTGCPQMYVAIYNIGKKKNIGSIVRSCVAFGVSKIFLVSRKKNEVNFFGHMGTCKYITIEYFSNMKELKTYLCENNILLYGCEITDTAIPVTRHPFVNKDTAFLFGNEGTGINDETLSYCDKIIYIPQYGNGTCSLNVSVSCAIILQHFAVWANYPEMEISGKKFVLNKCASKLEQYLNPSDDMLRQINEKRKGRAAAKGASPDLADIHFVNPSVDHFPG
- a CDS encoding Ookinete surface protein Pvs25, whose amino-acid sequence is MNTYYSLFVFFLVQIALKYSKATVTVDTLCKNGQLAQMSNHFKCICNEGMVHLSENTCEEKNECKEETLGKSCGEFGRCVKDAAQQNTYKCNCVEGYALKEGTCVIDVCLYKNCGESGECIAEYLTEVKSAACSCAIGKVPNPEDEKKCTKTGETACALKCNTENEVCKNVEGVYKCQCMEGFTFDKEKNVCLSYSVFNILNLSVFFIILLVLSFLFLLAIVLAVKYTFAKVTADTQCKNGYLIQMSNHFECKCNDRFVKTNENTCEEKLDCKIAQNINKPCGDYAVCTNTKGYNEQRVVLCTCITDYTVVKDVCVPRRCNGIECGQGKCIQDPDNANNIMCTCNIGTILDETKKCTKQGKTECALKCKANEECKLTQNYYQCAAKGSGGAGSGGEGSGGDTGAAYSLMNGSAVISILVVFAFFMMSLV